The DNA segment CTCGTCCCGGACGCCTGCGCGCCGGATCGGCCACGACCTCGTGACCGACCATGACGACGCGCAGAAGGTCTGCGGCTGGAGCCCTCTCCCGGCATCCGATGCACGTACGAACCGGAGCGTTCGTGATCTCAACTCCTGCAGGCACGCTGAATGGCGGGCTTGGTCTCCAAGCTTCCTCAGAGTCTACCCCGCGGTCGCGTTGGGGGCATGACCGGACGGAGACTCCGGTGCCGGGCTTTGCGCGTCGCTGCGGATGTCGATGCGCCAGCCGGTCAGTCGCGCGGCGAGCCGGGCGTTCTGTCCCTCTTTGCCGATCGCCAGCGACAGCTGGTAATCCGGCACCGTGACGCGCGCCGACTTCTCGGTGGCGCTGATCACCTCGACCTTGAGCGCCTTGGCCGGCGACAGCGCGTTGCCGACGAACTCGGCCGGGTCCTCGGAGAAGTCGACGATGTCGATCTTCTCGCCGTTGAGCTCGCTGGTGACGGCGCGTACGCGCGAGCCCATCGGACCGATGCAGGCGCCTTTGGCGTTGACGCCTTCTGCCTTCGTACTGACCGCGATCTTCGACCGGTGGCCGGCCTCGCGCGCCACCGCGGCGATGGTGACCGTGCCGTCGGCGATCTCCGGCACCTCCAGCGCGAACAGCTTGCGGACCAGGTTGGGGTGGCTGCGGGAGAGCGTGACCTGCGGACCGCGCATTCCCTTGGTGACGCCGATGACCAGGCACTTGATCCGCGAACCGTGACCGTACTGCTCGCCGGGCACCTGTTCGGCCGGCGGCAGCGTCGCCTCGATCTTGCCCAGCGACACCTGGACGAGACCGCGCTCGGCACGAGCGTTGTCACGCTGCACGATGCCGGCGATGACCTCGCCCTCCTTGCCGGCGAACTCGCCGAAGGTGACGTCGTCGGTGGCCTCGCGGAGCCGCTGCAGGATGACCTGCTTGGCGGTCATGGTGGCGATCCGGCCGAAACCGGCCGGCGTGTCGTCGTACTCGCGCAGCACCTCGCCGTCCGGACCGGTCTCGGCGGCCCACACGGTGGCCGCTCCGGTCTTGCGGTCGATCTCCACCCGCGCGTGCGGATGCGCCTCGTCGGTGTGCCGATAGGCGGTCAGCAGTGCGCTCTCGATGGCGGCGATGATCGTGTCGAACGA comes from the Fodinicola acaciae genome and includes:
- the nusA gene encoding transcription termination factor NusA yields the protein MNIDIAALRAVEREREISFDTIIAAIESALLTAYRHTDEAHPHARVEIDRKTGAATVWAAETGPDGEVLREYDDTPAGFGRIATMTAKQVILQRLREATDDVTFGEFAGKEGEVIAGIVQRDNARAERGLVQVSLGKIEATLPPAEQVPGEQYGHGSRIKCLVIGVTKGMRGPQVTLSRSHPNLVRKLFALEVPEIADGTVTIAAVAREAGHRSKIAVSTKAEGVNAKGACIGPMGSRVRAVTSELNGEKIDIVDFSEDPAEFVGNALSPAKALKVEVISATEKSARVTVPDYQLSLAIGKEGQNARLAARLTGWRIDIRSDAQSPAPESPSGHAPNATAG